Within the Bradyrhizobium ottawaense genome, the region TTGGGTGCAAGAGCGAATTAATACTCCCAGCCGCTGCGCCGGGGTAGTGGCGACGGCATGTACACAAGGAAAGCGTACGCAACACGGGAAGCCCCATGGCGTGGCCAGCGATGACCAACCGAACGCCCGCGAGGGACAGGTCGGGCGCCTTGGGGTGGCGGAGAGGTTCGCAGTACCGCTGAAGCCGGGTAACGCCGGTGGAGGGAAGGGACCTCAGTTCAAGACAGACGCAACAAGTAGTGAGGGATTTGGAGATTGGGTAACCTATCAACTCCGAAAACTGTTCAGAAACTGCAGAAGGCGTTGCACGCGAAAGCGAAGGCAGAAGCCGGCTATCGGTTCTATGCCCTGTACGACAAGATCAGCCGCGAGGACATTCTGGCCCATGCCTATGCCCAGTGCCGCTCCAACAAGGGCGCACCGGGTGTGGACGGTCAAGACTTTGCGGATATCGATGCGTATGGCGTAGGGCGATGGCTTGGCGAACTGGCGCTTGCGCTCCGGGAGGAAAGCTACCGACCGGATCCTATCAGAAGAGTGTTCATCCCGAAGGCCAACGGCAAGCTCAGGCCGCTGGGCATCTCGACCGTGCGGGATCGGGTCTGCATGACGGCAGCGATGCTGGTGCTGGAACCGATCTTCGAAGCCGACCTTCCACCCGAACAGTACGCGTACCGTCCTGGGCGAAATGCCCAGCAGGCGGTAATTGAGGTGGACCGGCTGCTGTTCCGAGGCCATCCGGAAGTCGTTGACGCCGACCTCGCGGACTACTTCGGGAGCATCCCCCATGCCGAACTACTAAAGTCGGTAGCGCGCCGGATTGTTGATCGGCGCGTGCTGCATCTGATCAAGATGTGGCTGGAATGCCCCGTAGAAGAAACCGATGATCGAGGAAGGAAGACACGCACGACCGAAGCCCGGGACAACCGGCGAGGCATCCCGCAAGGGTCACCCATCTCCCCACTACTGGCGAATATTTACATGCGCCGGTTTGTGCTGGGATGGAATATGCTCGGGTTGGAGCAAAGCCTCGGCTCTCGTATCGTGACCTACGCCGACGATCTCGTGATCCTGTGTCGGAGAGGCAAAGCCGAAGAAGCCTTGCAGCAACTGCGCAAGATCATGAGCAAGCTGAAGCTCACGGTCAACGAGGAGAAGACACGAATCTGCAGGGTTCCGGAAGGTGAGTTCGACTTCTTGGGCTACACGTTCGGACGGATGTTCTCAGAGAGAACCGGCCAGGCGCGCCTGGGATACCGGCCATCGAAGAAGAGCATCAAGCGCATGGTTGAGAAAATCCACGCACTGACAGACCGAACGGGGACATGGCAAGAAACCACAAAGCTGGTGGGCAAGGTGAACCGCACGCTGCGCGGATGGTCGAACTACTTCCAAGTAGGCACTGTCAGCAAGGCGTATCGGGCACTCGATAGCTACACCGCGATGCGGTTGCGCCGGTGGTTGCGCATCAAGCACAAGGTCAGGCGACGCAAGGGCGGGACCTATCCACTCCCGCATCTCTACGGGCACTTCGGGCTCGTACGGCTGAGCATGCTTGGGCACGACGTGCCGTGGGTGAAGGCGTGACGTTTTGTCCGAGAGCCGGATGCGGGAAATCCGCCTGTCCGGTTCGATGAGCGGAGTGTGAAAACGGGGCCATGGTCGAACCAGTAAGGCACCGCCAAACGAAAGGGGCGGAAACAGATATGTTCGAACCTAAAACTACCGCGTCACACTTCGACTCTACCAAATTCGGGGGGGGGCCGGGCGCGCACCGGGCGGTCCGCTTTCGTCAGCCGGTTCTGTCAGGTCCGAAACGTGCCCCATAAAAATCGGCGGTTGATTCGGTCATCTCGGGGGTCGAGAAACGGGTGCGCGGAAAGATAAGAGGTTAGGGGCCACACCACATTTGCAAACCGGCTTTCTGTGCGCGCGGGAACCGAAACAGACCTTGTCAGTTAGCTTTCCGAGACTTCATCTTTGGAGTGTACGCCATGGACAAAGATCGAATTGTCGGCTCGGCGAAGGATTTCGCTGGTAAGGTCGAGAGCACCGTCGGCAATGTTGCCGGCGACGCAAAGACCCAGGCAGCGGGCCGCGTCCGCGAGGCGGCCGGCGAGGCGCAGAACCTATACGGCCAAGCCAAGGACGTAGCGCGCGAAACTACGGATGCCGCCGTGAGCTATGCCAAGGAAGCCTATGAGAACAGCGGCGATACTTTTCGCGACGGCTCGCAAGCGATTGCGAAGAAAGTGCAGGAGAACCCGCTTGGTTCGATGTTGATCGCGGGCGGGATCGGTTTTGCGTTGGCGCTGTTGATGACGCGCCCGCCGCGCCGCCCGCCGACGCGATATTATGGCTAAGACAGCCATATCGGAAGAAATCACACTTTCGATTGATTGGCTGTTTGTTGGTTTGGAGATTAAATCGTGAGTGATGACGTCCCGCTGGCCCCTTTCGTCTACGAAGGCTTGGATCCTGTTCCAGAACCGAGGTCCACCATCGCGGATGTCTCCGATGCCGTGAAGGGGACTGTCAATCGAGTTAGCGGCGCGATAGAAGCGGGTCGAAAGCCCGGTATGCCATTGAGCGTTTTAAGCAATATCGCGCGCGAAGCGCCTCTCGGTTCGCTGTTAATCGCGTTCCTGTTGGGAGTTGCCGTCGCCCGCCGCCGGTGATTGTTTGAGAGCGCGCTAACAGAACGCGACACCGATCCACTCTTCTTTTCGCTAAACGATAAGACAGAGCGACGTTTTAGACTTTGGCCGATTACTTCCGATCCTCCCCCGGAAGCGGACGTCGCTGATGCCAATAAGCGAGATTGCGCGCCGGTTCGACCATGACCGGTCACCCGACCTCCTTTTTCGAAGTTGAGTGCACTCAACATTAGACCTGGACTAGAAAAAATTTCATCTCTGGTTATCCGGTTGTCGGAACGCTTTCGGGGATGACGAGTTTGTGCCGGCTGCGAGCTAACAACCAACGAGGATTCCATGGCGAGAGACGAGCACAACAAGGCTGCCGAACACCACGAAAACGCTGCCAAGGCACATCGTTCCGCCGCCGAACATCACGGTAAGGGCGACCACGGCAAGGGCAAGGAGCACGCGAGCAGTGCTAAACAACACTCGCAGGCTGCAAACCAGCATAGCGATCAAGCTCATTCGAAGAGTCAGCAGCAGAAATAACGAGGCACGAAAGGCCCGGGTCATCCCCGGGCCTTTCAGTTTCCGTACGCGCGGTGACATTTCTTTCAAAAGGGAGCAATTGGGATGCTGTTATCGAAACAGAAAAAGTAAAGTTATTTAGCAAGGAGAACGAAATGTCCAAAGAGCCAAAGATCGACCACGACTATCATGCGGGCAAGGACAAGCTGACGATAACCATTCATCGGTATTCGCTGAAGAGCAAAAGAACTCGAGATGCCATCATGGAGAAGCTTATGGCGGATCTTGAAAGCAAGCCGGATCGCCTCATCGCCGGGACAAAGAACAAATCGAAAAATGGACCGGCCAAGAAGCAACGTGGTCAACAAAAGGCATCCAAGCTAATTGTGGTTGGCGACTGAAGGCAGGTGTCAATGCAGAGTCTACGGATCAACGGGAATTTTGCTTGTTAATCCTCATCAAAGCTGGGGACCGCGAACTCGCCTTTGCCCGACAACGTCTGCCGCAAGCACCGCTGCCAATCGTCGTTCCACCGTTCACCGGTCAAGCCCCTGGAAAATCAGCCCGGCTGTCGGGTTACTGTTGGGCTCGACGCTGCAATGTCCGTTCTGGGTCCAGGCTGTGTGAAAACACGCTCCGGCGAAGGATGCGCAGAATTGTTTTCTCAATTGCCTTCTTCCGTAAGAGGTTGCCAGTACGATCGACTCCCATATCGACGAAATCGAGATGGAAGTTCTACACGCAAGTTGGGCATCGGAGTTTTCACACAGCCTGAGCCAAAAGCGCCGGGCAGTCTCTGACCGGCATCTTTTGGGCCTTGCGCTCATGCGCTTCCGTCAGCCCCGCTTGCCCTTGCTCGGCGTCGAGCTGAACAACTTCTTCAGGTCGTTGATGCTCTCCGAGAGCCGCGGCCAATCGCAGGAGAACGAGCTCCGGGCGCAGTTGGCTGCCTTGATGCGCGCGGCCCGCTTGACCGGGCTCGCCACCGGCACCGGTACCTTTGCGGCTTCAGCGCGCGCGGGTTCCTGTTCCGATCGCAGCGAGACCTGCTGCACTTGCTGCTGCTGATGCTGCTTGGCCATCAAAGCCGCAGCGATGGTGTTGCGCCGCTCCCGATCGAGATAGGCGGTATACTGCTCGTCGATTTTCTTCTGCTCTTCAGGCGTCGGATTGGGACCTGCGATATCGAAGGTCCGGTCCTGCATGAAGTCGTAATAGGTGTAGCCGCCGCCGGGCTTGCGGCGGCCGGCGAACTTGGCGTTGCACTCGGCAAGCGACGCCGTTCTTTCTTCCTTGGTCTTGGCCTTTTCGGCCGCGTCGGCGCAGGCCTCGAAATCGGCCGGCGCGCTGCGCCACCACTGCGCGTGGGCGCGCACCGGCGTCAGCACGACGAAGGTTCCAATGGCGGCAACAAACAGCGCCGATGGTCGTGACACGAACACGGGACGATACTCTCCAGTCGAATTCTCTCGGGAACTTGCAAGGGGGAACTTGATTGAGTCGATTGTCATCATTTTGGCAGAGCTTGTCACCCCGGAACCGTATTGTTTTCCCACCGGGATGTTGACCTGTGGAACAAGGATGTCGGTGCAATCAAAAATTGCTGAGTGAATTCAACGGTGAAAGAAGCGGTTCACGCGCGGTGCCGCGGCAAACGCCCGACGATGCCGATTTGGGTGGACGGACCGGGCGCGCCACATTGTGGCAACAATCAGCCAAGATCCGTTCGCACGGGCGCGCGCTTGGCGACGGCACGCCGGTCCTGCTAAAGCGCCATTGTTCGTCGGGAAGCCGGCGGGATACGATTTCGATCTGGCAATTGCAGTAGGAATGTTCGATGCGGCGGTTTCTGTTTGCGATCGGCTTGACGGGTTTCCTGACCGTTTTTCTGGCGGGCCTGGCGCAGGCCGGCGTTTTCAAAATTCCCGAAGAAGGTGCGACTGCGATCTCGATCGATGTGCCGGATTCCTGGAATCCCAACGTGTCCGATGACTCCATCGACACGGCTTCGCCCGATCGGGCGGTGTTCTTCTGGCTCACGGTCGAGAAGGAAGCCGACGTCGCCGCAGTGAAGGCCGAAGCGCTGAAGGCGCTCACCCGCAACGGGTTGAAGATCGATCTGGCCGGCGTCAAGGAAAGCACGAGCGCCTTCGCAGGCATCGACTCGACGGAATGGGTGTATTCGGCGACCGATAACGGCCAGCCCAGAACCGTCAAGATCCGCGCGACCGCCCTTGGCAATAATCGCTTCATCCAGCTCGCGCAATGGGGCCCGCAGGCCGCCTTCGACAAGCACGCCGCCGCGCTGACCAAGATTTTTGCTTCGGTGAAGGCGGTCGGGAAGTAGCGCAAACACCCGGATCACGGCGCGGCCGAAGGCTCAAAGGCCAGCCGATCCGGGGTAGCGATTCCGGAGGAGCTCTGGTATGGAATTCGCGATACCCGTGCTTCGGCCGGGTTCGCGGTCCCGTAGCTCAGCCGGATAGAGCGACGGTTTCCTAAACCGTAGGTCGCATGTTCGAGTCATGCCGGGATCGCCAACGTCCAAACCTCGAAACGCTCCATAAAATAGGGCCTTTGCCAGCTGCGTTTCAAGAGCAACGGCATGATGTTGCTGCGCGGCGCCGCAGTTTAAGAAAAATCCAAATACGGGCACGCATGGAGGCGAGCGATCACATGCCATGTGCGTGTCGGATGTTATCTAGAAACTGGCGGGCGCTTTCCCGCCACGTAAAATTCAGCGCATAGGCGCGGCATTGTTGGCGCGAGATATCCAATGCGCCGATAGCGGCGCGGTGCAGATTCATGTCGAGGCGGCCGCATCCTGACCGGTCGATCACGTCGAGCGGTCCCATGACCGGAAATGCCGCAACCGGCAGGCCGCAGGCCAAAGCTTCGAGCAGAACAATACCGAAAGTATCGGTAAGGCTTGGAAAGACGAAGACATCAGCTGATGCATAAACTTCGGCAAGCGCTTCCCCACTCCGGACGCCGAGAAAATGGGCGTTCGGAAACTCGGTTTCCAGCTTCGCGCGTAACGGCCCGTCGCCAACAACGACCATCGAGCCGGGCAGATCCAGCGCCAGAAAGGCCGCGATATTCTTCTCAATGGAAATGCGGCCGACAAACAAAAAAACCGGCTTGGGGAATGCGAGCGGACGCTCAAGGCGCGGGCGGAAAACGTCGGCGTCGACGCCCGGCGACCACTGCATGAGCTTGCAAAATCCTCGAGCCTTTAGGTCGCGCTCAAGCGTTGGCGTGCCGACCATGATGCCGGCGCCGCTGTTGTGAAACCGTCGCAATGCCGAGTAGCTCCACGCCAGCGGCACGGGCAGCCGAGCTGCAAGATATTCTGGAAAGCGGGTGTGGTAGCTCGTCGTAAAGGGATAGCCTTCTCTCCGGCACACAGACCGGGTGACCCAACCAATGGGACCTTCGGTTGCGATGTGCACCGACTCGGGTCGCGCCGCGGCGATGGCGCGTTTGACGGTGCCGGGCGACGGCAAGGCAAGCTGTATTTCGCGATAGCCGGGCAACGGCAGCGTTGGAAAATCCTGGGGTGTCAGGAAGGTGATATCGGCGCCGAATGAAGGCGCCTCAGTCGCCAGATTTTCCAGCGAGCGAACGACCCCGTTTACCTGAGGGCGCCAAGCATCGGTCGCGACCAGCACGCGCATTACGCCGCGACCTTTGCCGGCGGGCTCGACGGCGTCTCGATTGTCAGGGGATGCAACCGCGGCCCGACCCATCGCAGGATCTCGAAGCGGCCATCGTAATGCTCGACCACGGCCGAGCAGGATTCCACCCAGTCCCCGGCGTTGATATAGCGCACGCCGAAGTCGTCGTGCATGACGGCATGGTGGATATGACCGCAGATCACCCCCTGGACATCATGCCGATGCGCCTCGGCTGACAGCATCTCCTCGAAACGGCCGATATAATTGACGGCGTTCTTGACGTTCAGTTTCGCCCAGGCAGACAGCGACCAATAGGTGAAGCCGAGGTGGCGGCGCACGAAATTGAGATACCGGTTGCAAGTCAGCGCGGTCCGATAAGCCCAATCCCCGAGAACGGCGAGCCAGCGCGCGTGGTTGACGACGAGATCAAACTGATCGCCATGGATGACCAGATAGTCCCGGCCGTCAGCGGCCTTGTGGATCGCGTGCGCGACTATTTCGATGCCGCCGAACGTTGACCCGACATGATCGCGCAGGAATTCATCGTGGTTGCCGGGAACGTAGACGAGGCGCGTTCCCTCATTCGCCATGCGTAACAGCTTTTGCAGGACATCATTGTGCATCTCCGGCCAGTACCAGTTCGACTTCAGGTGCCAGCCATCGACGATGTCACCGACGAGAAATACGGTGGCGGCATCGTAGCTGCCAAGAAATTCGATCAGCAGGTCGGCCTGGCATCCCTTGGTGCCGAGATGTACGTCGGAGATAAAAAGAGTTCGGATTTTGGTGACGGCCTGGGATTGGGCCTCCTTTGATGGCGGCGCCTTGCCTGTATCGACGGCGGCATTCCTGCTCGCGAACTCATTGCAGCCATTGCCGGGGTATTCCTCACCAACCTTGTCGCGCTGGACCATCGTCGCGGTCAATGCTGCGAAGCTGATAATGGCCTTGGTTGCGTCGCGGCTGGCTTGCCTCTTGAGAGCCGAGCGCAGCCAGCAAATACTCGCGATCAAGAGGACGAATGTGAAACCGGCCCCCCGGCGTTGGTCATCAGCGAGAAAGGGCGCAAGCTTGTAGCTCGAAAAAAGAACCATGGCCGTGGCCGCTGTGCGCTCAAGAGCGTCAGCGCTGGGCCTCAAGTGGGATAGGGAAGCTCTCATGCAAACTACTCCGCAGGGATGGGATCAGTGCGATCGATCATGCGATGCCGGGCCCGATCAATTTCAGTGACGTTCAGATGCTGCTCTTGCGTTCGCCCGCAGCTATCCCGGAAGAAACCGCGACGGGCCTTTTGCAAAAGCGAAATCCCAGGAGGATGGCGAATTCTGCCGCAATGAGGGTCACCGCCACCCAAAAGCCGATGCTGACCGGATCGTGACTGCTGCCGCGCAATGCGTATCCGAGGCTCAGGAATGGCGTGTTCCAGATCAGCGTGCCGAGCGACGTGGCGGCGAGAAATGCCCTGGGCTCGAGCTTGAGCACGCCAGCCGGCAAAGCCAAATAGATCCGCACGGTCGGAAGGGTCTGGCCGATCAGCGTTACCCAAAAGTGATTGCTGCGGTAGGCGCTCGTTAGTTGTCCATAGAGCGAGGGTCGGAGAAAAATAAATTTCCCGTAGCGAGCGACCAAATTCTCGATTCGCTGTGATCCCAGAGCCCTGCCAAGTCCGTACCAGCCGACGGCTCCGATGACTGATCCGACTGTGGTCACCATGATCGTCATGGTGAGAGTTGTGCTATCGGAGACGGTCATCCCGAGAAACATCAGCAGGACGTAAGACGGAAACAGCGGAACGAATTTCTCGACGATGGCCAGGCAGCCGATTCCCGCGAGGCCGAAGCTCAGCAGTGTTGCGATGGTGCTCGAATTTTCCATAATGCCTCAGGTTGCGGTCGGCTTGCGCCTGGTGATGCGGTACACGGAGGCCGGAGGCACATTGCGCATTGTGTGGCCGATGCAGGTTGCCTGGAGATCGAGGTCATCGAGAATGCTGTCTGCGATCGGGCAGCGCGGACCGTAGGTGATTTGATAGAAGGCGCCTTCCGGACGCAGGTAGCTGAACGCGCCGCTCAGGATGGCGACAACCTTGTGGGGCGGCATCGTGAGCAGCCCGAGGCCGCTGACGACAGCGCCGGCCGGTGCGTTCTCGAACAGCCGGTACTTCTCCAGCCAGGTAGCGTCCATCCAGAACACGCGGGCGTGCGGGAAGCGTGCGTGCAACAACCGAACGAAATCGGAGGCATATTCAACCAACGTCAAATCCTGCTCCCGCACACCGCGCTCCAGCAGCGCATATGTGAAGGGACCGGTGCCTGGGCCAAGTTCGATGACGGGCCCCGTTTTCGCCGTGATCTCCTGCGTCATGAGTGTTGCGACGGCGGTGCCCGATGGCGCCACCGCGGCGACCCGCAGTGGATTGCGAATCCAGGAAAGCAAGAACGGCAGAATGTCAGCGGCCGGCATATCGGTTATCCATCGCGATGAGGGCGCGGCCGGGTTCAGGGTCGTCGTTCGATCTCAAAATCATTTGTCTCTTTCAGGTGGCGCATTCGCATTTGCTGCGGGAAGAGGGCATACGGCCGAGCCGTAGAGCGATACCGATCGGTGACAGAGTGGAAATCGCCCGGTCCGGCCGACGGGGTGCTGTGTCTCATGGCTAGATTGCGGGAACCTGTCGCGCATGCGCTCTGAAGAAAATAATCGGCACGGCGTCCGCGGAGTTCCGGTGCAAGGTTGCCGCAATGAAAGGTCGATAGAATGGATTGCGTAAGACGGAAGAGCCGGGTGTGGCGAGGCGGGGGAATCTAGCTGATGCGCGTATTGTTGGTGGAAGACCACCTGGAAATGGTCGCTGCCCTGCGTGCCGCCCTGACGCGGCATGACATGATCGTCGATCACGCACTCAACCTGTCCGAGGCTGAAGTAATCGCCGCGGATGGCAACTACGATGTCGTGGTGCTGGATCGTCAGTTGCCGGACGGCGATGGCCTGTCTCTTATTCCGAAACTGCGCGCCAGCGGCAACGTCGTGCCGGTGCTCGTGCTGACCGCCCGCGGTGATCTCGCCGACCGGGTTGCCGGCCTCGACAACGGTGCGGACGATTATCTCGCCAAGCCGTTTGCCTTCGAGGAACTGCTGGCCCGGTTGCGGGCTCTCTTGCGTCGGCCGGCTGGTGTGCAATCCGATATTGTGCGGGTCGGGCGCATCTCGTTCGACTTTACGCATCGCGAGGCGAGTATCGAGGGAAAGGCGCTGGAAATGCCGCGTCGCGAGTTGCTGGTGCTGGAAGCCCTGGTGCGTCGCATGGGACGAATGGTGCAGCGGGCTTCCCTGATGGAAGCGGTCTTTGGCCTTGACGACGAGGTTCAGCCCAATGCGCTCGACTCCCACATCTCGCGGCTGCGCCGCAAGCTCGCAGAGGCAGACGCCGGGGTAACGATCAACGGCATCCGTGGCGTCGGATACCTTCTGCGTGATACGCCATGACCTTGCTGCGGCCGCGATCCCTCAGGTGGCGCCTGGTCGGGCGCCTGGTGCTGTTGCAGGCGACGGTGCTGAGCGCGCTGATCGTGCTCGTCCTGCTGGTCGTCGCGGCATTGTGGTGGAGCGGCGTTCTGGGCGAAGACTATGAAGGCAGCAGCCTCGATGTGCTCAAGGAGGCGGTGGAACGCGATGCTGGCGGCGGATTGACGCTGCGCCCGACGCCGGAACTCGCAAATCTGCGATCGGAAATTTCCGGCCTGTGGTTCGTCGTCCGGGACGCGCAGGGGCATCGCCTGTCGGAGGGCGTCGTGCCACCGGACTTTGTGTCGATCGCCGGTGCGCTTGACCACGTCCGGGAGGCACGGCTCTCATGGACGGCAGGACAAACGTCGCCGCTGGCGGGGCTCGTCAAATGGGTTGATAGCCGAGCCGGGAGCGTTCAAATCATGACGGGAACGCAGGGGCGTATCTCGGTTGGCAGGGTTATCGCAGTCGCGCCGCCTGTGTTCCTGAACTTCTTGTTGCCGATTATCGGGCTGATGGCGTTTGCGACACTCGTCGCGACGCCGTTCGTGGTTCGCCGGGCCATGGCGGGCCTGGGGCAAGCGGCCGCGCAAGCTGAACGGATCGACATCGACCGCCGCGGCGTACAGTTGTCTGTGGACGAAGTCCCAACCGAGATCATTCCGCTGGTCAAGGCGGTCAATGACGCCCTCGGCCGCCTCGACAAGGGCTATGAGCGTCACAAGCGCTTTCTGGCCGATGCGGCGCATGAGCTTCGAACCCCGATCGCCATTCTGACGACGCGGGTCTCTTCGCTTCCGACGGGACCGGAGAAGACGCGGCTGCTTGAAGACGCCACCCGCCTGACAGTGCTGACCGGGCAGCTTCTTGACCTTCAACGGCTCGATCAACAAGGCGACCGGCTTGTCCCGGTCGATCTGGTCGGCATCGCCCGGCGTGTTGTCCTTGATTTGGCGCCGCTCGCGTTCGCTGCAGGCTACGAAATGTCCTTCGAACCAGAAGATGAAGACATCGAGGTAAGAGGCGATCAGACCTCTCTCGAGCGGGCATTGACCAATCTTGTGCAAAACGCCATCGACCACGGCGGCCGTCGCGGCACAATCATGGTTCGCGTGGCGCGTGCCGGATGGATCGAGGTCTGCGATGACGGAGGCGGCATTCCGGTCGCGGAGCGCGAGCAGATATTTGAACCGTTCTACCGCCTGCAGCAAGGCGGACGAGGCGCGGGCCTCGGTCTCGATCTCGTGCGGAAGATCATGTATCTGCACGGTGGCCGCGCTGAAGTGGTCGCTGGGCCATCTGGAGGGGCGTGCTTGAGAATGACATTCCCAAATGTTCAGCGCGCCGTTTCGTAGTTTCTAACGAGCGAAACAATGATCGTCATGATTCCGCGTGGAGTGACCGGGATCGCCCGGCTCGGGGCCTAAAGGAAACCTGTGAAACACTACCGTAATCCCCGCGCCGATCCGCACGGTGGGTATCGAGATGCCTAAGGGCGGAGGGCGCACCTTCGATGCTTATCCTCACACCAACACGGCGAGGTGCGCTTGGCCTTGGCGACAGCGGCGCCTTCTGATCGGAGGACTTCGCCATCATATCGAAGGTGGCGCCGTCGCATGAGCGGCCTCCGTGCGGCAGGCTTGAGGACTCACCTTCGCCGAAACACCTCGCGAACAAGATGAAGTCACCTCTGCTTCACTGCATTAAAACAGAACGCGGCTTCTCGAATGGCAGTCGACGTCAGCAATTGCTGGCGCGATCGCCAACCGTAATGCGCGACAGTCGGCGGGCGGATCATTTTCAAGGATGTGCAAATGAGGTCCCGGGAATTTTTTCGATGGCAATCCATCGCCGGCTCTCTCATGGTCTGAGCGATCGCTCGGCATCTGCTTCCTCCGGCCGCAGCGCCGAGAGAAGAGCGTGGCCCCTTCGATGCAATCGCCAATCCAGCAACACGACACCTCCAGCAGACGAAACCTTCCCCTTGATGGCGTGACCGTCGTCGATCTCGGCCAGGTCTATCAGGGGCCGTATGCCACGTTCCTGATGGCGCAGGCCGGCGCCGATGTGATCAAGATCGAGCCGTTGACCGGCGAGCCGATCCGCGAACGCGTTCATGTCAGCAAGGGCTCGGCAGTCCCCTTTGCCATGCTCAACGCCAACAAGCGCGACGTGTCGCTCAACCTCAAGAGCGAGCGCGGCCGGGACATTCTCAAGCGCCTGACGGCGAACGCGGACGTGCTGCTGGAGAACTATGCGCCGGGCGTGATGGAGAAGCTCGGCGTCGGCTGGTCCGTCATGAGCCAACTCAACCCGCGTTTGATCTATGCGTCGGGCTCCGGCTACGGCCTGTCCGGGCCGGATCGCGATAATCTGGCGATGGATATCACCGTTCAGGCGGCATCGGGGATGATGAGCGTCACCGGGTTTCCGGACGGGGCGCCGGTCAAGTGCGGTCCCGCGGTGGTCGATTTTCTCAGCGGCATTCATCTCTATGCCGGCATCATGACCGCGCTTTACGAACGGACTTTCACCGGCAAGGGACGGCTTGTCGAAGTGGCGATGCAGGAAACGGTTTACCCCGCGCTCGCCTCGAACCTCGCCTTCGTTTACGACAAGGGCATTGCGCCGCCACGCACCGGCAATCGCCACGGCGGCCTCGCGGCGGCACCTTATAATGTCTATCCGACGCGCGACGGATACATCGCGATCATCGGCATCAACGAAAATCACTGGAACAATTTGCTCAAGGCGATCGATCGCGAAGACCTCGTTGGTGACGAACGGTTTTCGACCAAGCCCGCGCGGGTCAGGCATATCGAGGAAACCGACGAACTGATCACCGAATGGACGCGGCGGCACACCAAGGCGGAGGCGTTTGGCGTCTTCGGCAAGTACAAGGTCCCGTCGGCGCCGGTTCGCGATCTCATCGAGGTCACCAACGACAAGCATATGCATGAGCGCGGCATGCTCGAATGGATCGATCATCCGCAGTTCGGACGGATTGTGGTTCCGAACAGCCCGCTGCGCATTCATGGTGCCGATAAAGTCGAGCGCACCGCGTCGCCGCGTCTTGGCCAGCACAACCACGAAATCCTCGGTCAGATGCTCAAACTGAGTGCCGACGAGATCGGCCGGCTCGAGGCAGATGGGGTGATCGGGACCGCCGAGGCGTAATCCCTGGAAGCCTCCCGCCACCGCCGATCTTGCCCGCAGTAGGGTGCTTCCTGCGGTGCACGCCCGCGTCGTTCTACCTGAAGGCGAGATTGGATTTTATTTAATTATATCAATGGTTTTCGGTGACTGGAGCCGGCTCGCGAAACTTGACATTCCCTGCGATAAATTCACACTGGAGGATGTC harbors:
- a CDS encoding sensor histidine kinase, with protein sequence MTLLRPRSLRWRLVGRLVLLQATVLSALIVLVLLVVAALWWSGVLGEDYEGSSLDVLKEAVERDAGGGLTLRPTPELANLRSEISGLWFVVRDAQGHRLSEGVVPPDFVSIAGALDHVREARLSWTAGQTSPLAGLVKWVDSRAGSVQIMTGTQGRISVGRVIAVAPPVFLNFLLPIIGLMAFATLVATPFVVRRAMAGLGQAAAQAERIDIDRRGVQLSVDEVPTEIIPLVKAVNDALGRLDKGYERHKRFLADAAHELRTPIAILTTRVSSLPTGPEKTRLLEDATRLTVLTGQLLDLQRLDQQGDRLVPVDLVGIARRVVLDLAPLAFAAGYEMSFEPEDEDIEVRGDQTSLERALTNLVQNAIDHGGRRGTIMVRVARAGWIEVCDDGGGIPVAEREQIFEPFYRLQQGGRGAGLGLDLVRKIMYLHGGRAEVVAGPSGGACLRMTFPNVQRAVS
- a CDS encoding CaiB/BaiF CoA transferase family protein; protein product: MAPSMQSPIQQHDTSSRRNLPLDGVTVVDLGQVYQGPYATFLMAQAGADVIKIEPLTGEPIRERVHVSKGSAVPFAMLNANKRDVSLNLKSERGRDILKRLTANADVLLENYAPGVMEKLGVGWSVMSQLNPRLIYASGSGYGLSGPDRDNLAMDITVQAASGMMSVTGFPDGAPVKCGPAVVDFLSGIHLYAGIMTALYERTFTGKGRLVEVAMQETVYPALASNLAFVYDKGIAPPRTGNRHGGLAAAPYNVYPTRDGYIAIIGINENHWNNLLKAIDREDLVGDERFSTKPARVRHIEETDELITEWTRRHTKAEAFGVFGKYKVPSAPVRDLIEVTNDKHMHERGMLEWIDHPQFGRIVVPNSPLRIHGADKVERTASPRLGQHNHEILGQMLKLSADEIGRLEADGVIGTAEA